One Acidobacteriota bacterium genomic region harbors:
- a CDS encoding FixH family protein, producing MKTKLVYLILLAMTFLVAACGNAKRGETKVIKSTRSNNLTVTLSSASGELKSGDNDLRLSFTDEAGKLVEINAASLNFHMPAMGAMAEMNDEANLTTSATPGEYRAQVNIEVAGTWEAIIIYESPQGKGRATMTVNAK from the coding sequence ATGAAAACGAAATTGGTGTATCTCATTTTGTTGGCGATGACGTTTCTGGTTGCTGCTTGCGGCAACGCCAAACGCGGCGAAACGAAGGTGATCAAATCAACCAGGTCGAACAACTTGACGGTGACGCTCTCAAGCGCATCGGGTGAACTAAAATCCGGCGACAACGATTTGCGGCTCTCCTTTACGGATGAAGCAGGCAAGTTGGTGGAAATCAATGCCGCCTCGCTCAACTTTCACATGCCCGCAATGGGCGCGATGGCAGAGATGAACGATGAAGCGAATCTCACAACGAGCGCTACACCGGGCGAATATCGCGCCCAGGTCAACATTGAAGTTGCAGGCACCTGGGAAGCCATCATCATTTATGAAAGTCCGCAAGGCAAAGGGCGGGCGACGATGACCGTCAATGCAAAATAA